From the genome of Natronolimnobius baerhuensis:
CGAACTCCGAGCCGTCGTCGTTGGTGAGAATTTCAACTTTGTCGATGCCCTCGATGGGCGCGGCGACGACACCCTCCGTAAGGAGGGCAACGGCTGTGCGGACCGCGCCTTCGACCTTGCCCGCTTTCGTCTCGTAGTCGCCGACGCGGCCCTCCGCGAAGTCCTTCGCGAGTTCCAGTGCGGCCTCTTCACGAGACATCTCGCCCTCGAGTTCGCGCACGCGCTCGGCGACGCCGTCGATACCCAGAATGTTCTCGACGCGGTCGGCCATGTCCCGCGCGGTCGGAATTTCGACCTCGGGTTTCGGATCGCCACCGCGTTCTTTGGCTTCCTCGGCGACGTCGAAGGCGTCCTCGAGTTGCGATTCGAGCCCTTCGAAGTACTGTTCGTCTTCCTCGCGCATATCAGAGCCAGAGATCCAGTTCGGTTGTCTCGTCGTACTCGCGCTCGAGTGGGTCCTCGAAGACGCGCATGTGTACCTCGCCGGCCCAGACGGTCGCCTCGTTCAGGTGACCGGCGTAGGTGGTGCCCTCATCGTCGGAGAGGACGGCGTGGGTGTGGGCGAATCGCTCACCCTTCAGAAGCGAGACATTGCCGACGCAGGCAGCGACCTCGAGCGGTTCGTCGAACGCGATGGGATAGTACTCACAGTCCGTTTGATCGTAAAACCAGAGTTCGGCGTCTTGGACTGCACCGAGTGCGCTGAACCAGGCCGCATCAGCCTCGACCGCGTCCGCGAGCGACTCGATTTCGCTTCGCCAGTCGGCCCCCGTCTCGAGACGGGCCACGTACTCGGCTGCCGTCTCGACCTCGCGATAATCCATACGTTCAGGTGTCGCGGGACGCCATCAAAAAGGTTGAGGAACGCCACTCATCGGGACCGACTCGAGAAGTCTGTCGTGGTTGTTCATTCGAACGAATAAGAAGCGTAACCAACACGGTTTATCGGCGGAAAAATACTTATCCGTCTTGCAGCAGTATTTACTCATGTATGAGTAAGATACTCGCAATCCTGGCAGCGTACACGAAAACCGGCGCAAAAGTCCGACGAACAATCGAACACTCCCCGCAGTTTGGAGAGACAGACCATGACGACGCAAGTCCAAGCGGGCGCATTCCACCCGGCGGCATGCTCACCGGGTAACGGGGCGAAGACTGGTGAGTCCCACCACAGCACACGCTATTTTCAGGAGGTTATGAGCAGCCAGCGAGAAGTATTCCTCGAGGAGCGATATCGAAAGTGACAGCGACGCGACCCACAATTCCCCAGTCCCCTTATCGCCACGCTGGCAGCGTCGGCGCGTCTTTCGCTTCCATCGACAGCCAGGCGCCATCAGCCGTAATGTCGGCGATGACGTACTCGCCGCCGTTGCTCGCGTCGGCGTCATCGATTGAGCCGACGATTGTCGTCTCGTCCGCCATGGCGTGGGGGTTCGTCGCCATGTATGAGAGTGTCTCCCACAGGCATATAAAGTCGTCGAATCGAACTATCCGGCAAACGAGGAAGTCGTCCCGTCAGGGAAACACTGGGTTTATACTCATTTTCGCCGTAGCGTGGGGACATGAACGTAGCTGACGCGATGACGCCCCGCGAAGACGTGGTGACTGCCGAACTGCCAGGCACCCGCTCGGACATCCTCGAGTACCTTCAGGAACGCTCGTTTTCGGCCGTGCCGGTCGTCAAACCGACAGACGACAACGGGCCGGAGTACCGCGGCCTGATCTCACGCGAAGAACTGATCGAACAGCCAAACGAAGACCAACTCGTCATGCTGATGGACGATGTGCCGACGACGACGCGCGAGACGAATCTCGAGGATGTCGCGCGGACGATGGTCGAGGAAAACGCGCGTCGCGTCCCCGTCGTCGACGGCGATTTCGAGGGGATCATCACGGTAACTGACGTGATCCACGCCATCGCGACTGGCGATCAGGCGACGGAGGGAACAGTCGGCGACTACGGCAGCACGAACGTCAACACGACCTACGAGGGTGCACCACTGCCCGTCGCCGAGCGCGGCC
Proteins encoded in this window:
- a CDS encoding CBS domain-containing protein, producing MNVADAMTPREDVVTAELPGTRSDILEYLQERSFSAVPVVKPTDDNGPEYRGLISREELIEQPNEDQLVMLMDDVPTTTRETNLEDVARTMVEENARRVPVVDGDFEGIITVTDVIHAIATGDQATEGTVGDYGSTNVNTTYEGAPLPVAERGLSYANVPYTVALSEDGEMTGVLTEVDIIDVARIVEGEEETGDNFPDQDSQWSWEGIKGVGSRYLPTRDIEIPNGPVSEFMTDDVVTASAETSLQDAAQDMISNDIEQIPMVTGEQLVGIVRDIDILEALYE
- a CDS encoding PPC domain-containing DNA-binding protein, producing MDYREVETAAEYVARLETGADWRSEIESLADAVEADAAWFSALGAVQDAELWFYDQTDCEYYPIAFDEPLEVAACVGNVSLLKGERFAHTHAVLSDDEGTTYAGHLNEATVWAGEVHMRVFEDPLEREYDETTELDLWL
- a CDS encoding DUF7556 family protein, which encodes MATNPHAMADETTIVGSIDDADASNGGEYVIADITADGAWLSMEAKDAPTLPAWR